ACCTCACAAACTTTAGCTATGGCTGCAAAAGCCAGAGAATTAAAAGCTGAAGGAAAAGATATTATCAGTTTAAGTTTGGGTGAACCCGATTTCAATACTCCTGATTTTATTAAAGAAGCTGCCATTCAGGCTATTCACGACAATTACAGCAATTACCCTCCTGTGGAAGGTTATTTAGACTTAAAAGAAGCCATTTGTAGAAAATTCAAAAGAGATAATAATTTAGACTATAAACCGTCACAAATTGTAGTTTCAACCGGAGCAAAACAATCGTTATACAACATTGCCCAGGTAATGATCAATCCGGGTGATGAAATCATCCTTCCGGCTCCTTACTGGGTTAGCTATTATGAGATCATCAAAATGTCCGGAGGTATTCCGGTAGAAGTTCCGACAAGTATTGAAAACGATTTCAAAATTACTCCGGAGCAACTGGAAGCAGCGATCACACCTGCTACAAAAATGGTATGGTACAGCTCTCCCTGCAACCCAAGCGGTTCCGTTTACAGCAGAGAAGAACTTACCGCATTAGCAGCGGTATTGGAAAAACATCCTTCCATTTATGTTGTTGCCGATGAAATTTATGAGCACATCAATTTTACAGGGACCTATTGCAGTATTGCTTCTATCCCGGGTATGTTAGACAGAACCATAACCGTTAACGGTGTGGCCAAAGCATTTGCCATGACCGGATGGAGAATCGGTTATATCGGAGCACCGGAATTCATCGC
This region of Flavobacterium inviolabile genomic DNA includes:
- a CDS encoding pyridoxal phosphate-dependent aminotransferase — translated: MNPLSDRINNLSTSQTLAMAAKARELKAEGKDIISLSLGEPDFNTPDFIKEAAIQAIHDNYSNYPPVEGYLDLKEAICRKFKRDNNLDYKPSQIVVSTGAKQSLYNIAQVMINPGDEIILPAPYWVSYYEIIKMSGGIPVEVPTSIENDFKITPEQLEAAITPATKMVWYSSPCNPSGSVYSREELTALAAVLEKHPSIYVVADEIYEHINFTGTYCSIASIPGMLDRTITVNGVAKAFAMTGWRIGYIGAPEFIAKACTKMQGQVTSGANTIAQRATIAAVDADPSVLKHMVQAFHSRRDLVVGLIKEIPGMKINVPEGAFYVFPDVSAFFGKTLKGIQINNADDFSMYLLSEANVATVTGDAFGNPNCIRFSYATSEDLLKEALRRIKEAVASSEVLA